In Vicia villosa cultivar HV-30 ecotype Madison, WI unplaced genomic scaffold, Vvil1.0 ctg.000402F_1_1, whole genome shotgun sequence, the DNA window AGTAGAACTGAAACGTGAGTCAAATACAttatattctttttttaattattattttttggttaTAAAGACTACATTGTTTTCTGCTGCCTCAATAGTAGAAATCGTACTAAAAAGTACAACACAATATTCTATCGACGAGGCAAAACAACACCAATCTATTACACCCAGGTTCGTTCTTCCATTCTCATGCCTCCTTCGATTTTTCTTGTCCAAAAATATTTAGAAATAGATGAAattgagagtttttttttttttaaatttgtttaggatttattttaaaatattaatcttTTTCTACCAACTCATGAAACTGTTAATAATAGTTAATTTTtgttttagggttagggtttttaTATAGAAAAGTTGTTGCTTTTGTAGGGAAAGTTATGGTAGGTGGCTATTAATTTGTGATTTACTGCTGGATTTTCAACATTATGAGGGAGTAATAAGTTgatattcttttaaatttttagttaagGTGAGAAATGGGGTTTTGATTTGTAGCAGGGTTGTAGGAAAATTAATCCGTGGAaggagaatttttttttatgggtCTCTggattttatataaaaaagttgcttttgaaggaaatttagtTAGGTTGCTATTAATTTGTGATTTAGTTATGGATTTTCAACATTATGAAGTGTGGAGCTGAAATGATAACTCTTTGTTTTGTAAATTCTGCTCGTAAATTATTGGGTACTTGGGAATTTTGCTTAACTTGCCATCAGTAGGctggatgtttaggatttgtggCTGCTGTTATGCTTTGACCCTTGATAAATGCAGAGGAATATGGTTGATGCGGCTGCGATGCATTTGCAAAGGCCTCGAAAACCTTCATATTGCAGCTGCAATGCATTTGCAAAGGCCTCCCAAACATTCATATTGTGGCCGACATCGTGGTTGTGGACCGTAATGTCAAACTATGGCTGAAACATATTGCATAGTGTGTTACATACAGCTCAAGTATAGAAGGATAACTAGATGTTTATCATAGTAATGAAGTAATTAATATATGTAGAGTTTTTGTCCTTCCATTGATTTTCATAATACATACTGATTTTTGTGTGACAGCTAATTGAATTTATATGGACTGCATTTAGCAGTGTCGTATTTactttcttatctttctttttgcAGTGAACCATCTAAATGAGTCTTTCACAGGATCCACCCAGATCATTTTTCCCCTTTGGAAATCCTTTCCGGATGATATCACCTAAAGGCTCTAAGTTATCTCCGCAACTACTGGCAGTATTGGGTGCTTTTGAGGAATCTCTGGAAGAGAGGCTGAAAAAGCTTATTCCTAAAAACAAGGATGAAGTCGCCAGTTTGTCGTGGATGACTTCGGCTTTGCAGGCACTTTGTGAAAGTCACAATGACATTAAAACCCTCATGACAGACCTTGAGCTTCCCGTGACTGATTGGGATGAGAAATGGATAGATGTGTACTTGGACATTAGTGTGAAGTTGCTGGATATGTGCAATGCATTTAGCTCTGAGTTATCACGTCTAAACCAGAGCCGCCTTTTACTTCAGTGCACGTTGCACCATTTAGGCTCTTCCTCGTCCGATCAACTTTTTCGGGCATGCTCTTCACTTGATGGTTGGAGCCAACATATGAGTTCTAAAAACCCTAGAATCGAAAAATGTGGCAGCATTTTGGATAATCTGGTTGAGTCATCTGATATGCCAAAGGTTAAAAAGTCAGCAAAAGGTAAGGTTTTGATGGAAGCTATATATGGAGTAAAGGTGCTGACAGTATTTGTGTGCAGTGTGTTTGCTACTGCTTTTTCAGGCTCTACAAAGAACTTGATGGATATGGATGTGGCCGATCATTATTCCTGGGCTCCCGCTTTTAAAGTTCTGCAGAATCTTATTaatgaaaatattagagttagatTTTCAAGTGGGAGATTTACTGTATTGAATGAGCTGGAAGCAGTTGATTTGTCTGTGAGGGAATTATACCCTAATATCCAAGGTCTTGTACATACAATTGAGAAAGAATCACATGCAAAAACCGTTGAGAAATTAGGCAGAGCAATGGAGAATTTCTCTCAAGGACTAGATCTTCTTGCAAAGGAGGTGGATGGCTTTTTTCAAGTGGTTTTGTCTGGCCGTGATGCCTTGCTAGCTAATCTGAGGTCGGTTACTTTCGGCAATGACCATATCTTGGGAGATAAAAGTGATGCACAAGTGGTCAATTGAATATGTTGCTGCATACATCTGGTATATACTTATGAATCTAGGTATTGGGTTTTATCTTTTGTGATTGATAATGTTATTCAATCTTGTTTTACTTATATTGAAGTCATCCTTAGTATTAATAGGCTTTATAGTTGTATTATGGAACTGCTGAAGTTTGTAGTCGTGATATTCTGTGTATCGAATCGAAGTAcaataaaaaatgtatataaaaagtTATTTATGGTTAAAGATGTTGGTTAAGTTGTCACCTACTTACCTTGAAATCTTGAGATCCTTTTAAGCTCTCTCAGATTTGAAGAAAATCATCTCAAATTGAGAACTTTAATGTGGCATCTGTTTATTCCACTTCATTTGTAGAAGTGACGAGGGTCACACTGAAATTGAGAATTTTGATGCCAGGGCCTACTATAATAGTTGTATCCCCTCATAATCAGATTATTTAGATTGTATTTTCTGTGCATTATGGTAGAGTTTGAACAAAAAACTTGAGGgcgtgttattttttaaaatgtttcatTAACGTGTAGCCATTTACTAGTGAGTCTATTAAAACAACACATGGATAAGCAACGAGTATATTTTGTCAGTTAGAAGATTGAAAATATCTATTTTCAGATATACAGGTTCTCAAGAAAGAAATATCTTTATTTTCGGATATAAAGATTCTCAAGAAAGAAATAACTTCTCATACCAATACTTGAATGTTAACATGAATGTTAACGTATTGCATTATAACATTTAATCAATTATTAAAGACTTGGTGAAtgtatgatttattttatttttattatatctcATTTAATTAAGGAGATTGATTGTATTTTCTCTTATAAAAGAGTCCATTTATTCATAATAATAAATCACAATATTATTTTCTATATCGTTGTTTAGGTTCACTTGTAGGATCAAACT includes these proteins:
- the LOC131627803 gene encoding protein BPS1, chloroplastic-like, whose protein sequence is MSLSQDPPRSFFPFGNPFRMISPKGSKLSPQLLAVLGAFEESLEERLKKLIPKNKDEVASLSWMTSALQALCESHNDIKTLMTDLELPVTDWDEKWIDVYLDISVKLLDMCNAFSSELSRLNQSRLLLQCTLHHLGSSSSDQLFRACSSLDGWSQHMSSKNPRIEKCGSILDNLVESSDMPKVKKSAKGKVLMEAIYGVKVLTVFVCSVFATAFSGSTKNLMDMDVADHYSWAPAFKVLQNLINENIRVRFSSGRFTVLNELEAVDLSVRELYPNIQGLVHTIEKESHAKTVEKLGRAMENFSQGLDLLAKEVDGFFQVVLSGRDALLANLRSVTFGNDHILGDKSDAQVVN